TGAACAGCCAAGACAAGCGGTTTGGGTCGCTAGCGCAGATTGCACACCCGTGCTAATTGGGGATGTGCGAACTGGACGGGTGGCGGCATTACACGCTGGTTGGCGGGGGACTGCTAAAAAGATTGTTCCCTTGGCGATCGCTCGACTACAATCTCAAGGCAGTAAACTTGATGATTTGAGAATTGCAATGGGCTCAGCGATCGCTGGTGAGGTTTACCAAGTCTCTACCGAAGTGGCTGCCGAAATCGGGGCTAGTATTATATCACATAATGACGAAGAAAAAATTGTAACGGCATTGCATGAATTACCAAATTCACCTTTACTAGAAGATCCTAATCCTGGCAAGGTACGGCTAGATGTGCGGCGAGTGAATACCTTACAACTGGAAAATATGGGAATTAGTGCAGAACAAATTGCGATCGCACCTTATTGTACTTTCCAAACTCCAGAGCATTTCTTTTCTTACCGTCGGGAGAAAGAGAAAAAAGTACAGTGGTCAGGGATTGTCAGCGGCAAAACTAGTCACTAGCCTATATCCCTCTTCTGTCACTTTCCGGAATAAGCAAGTAGTAAATAAACTAAACTATCCAGAAGCATAAGAAGGTTTAAATTGATTCATTGCACTAATTAAATGATTGAATCCCAGGAATAAATCGGAATTAGGAAAAATATCTAGCCAAGGATAAATCAACCAAAATAGTAAGAGCGGTTGGAGAATTAGACGGAGATTATTTAAAGTATTCTTCCATCCGACCTCATGGTTCCATAGTTTATGATTAGAAAAATCAACAGAAGTATTTTGTTGTATCTCTGTTCCCATTTGACGAGATTTATTTAATTCTAGGAAAGCTGAAGAATTTAAACTAATCATTGTGTAAACACAAAAAATAATTTCCCACCACCTCTCAATATGTTGGAAATTAGTAAAACGATAATCTGTCCAACCTAGTTCCTGCTTACACTGGCGAAAACCATATTCTACCCATGTTCTTAATCCATATAGATCGCCTAAAGTTTTCTTCAGCTTTCCTTGAAGATTTGTCATCACAAATGTTGTAGAATTTTCCGGCATGGTCTCTGGGTCAGTAGTTATTTCCCAGTAAGTTATGGCTCTTTTTTTACCATAAACTATTTCCCTAATGTATCTAATCTCTGATTTTTGATTGCTAAATGTTCTCTCAAATTTACACCACTTATTCGCCCTAACCCTCTGATTAGCTGGCAACCAGACTCCATGATTACTTCTTATTGCTACTACATAATTTAATTTATATTCAGCCAATTTTTTAATAAATTGGCTACTTTCACCATATAAACTATCTGCCAGTACCAGTTCAATATTAAAGCCATCTTCAATTAATTCTGTAATGATTTCTGACGCTAACTCTATTTTAGTTTGATATCTATCTGATTCTTTTAATGTCCCTTTTGGCTTGAATACTTTTACACTTAATGGAAATGTTATATTAGAGTAAACTCCATAAGCATTGACTGTAACTATCCCATTATCTATTTTTCCGACACTCCCTAGATATTGCCTTGCTACATAATCTGTCTTTTTACCTTTTTTCCTATCTCCTGTTTCATCTATTACTACCGTAATGGCATTTCCATTTAATGCTCTCTTGATTTGATTTAATCTTCGGATTTTTAATTCATTTATTGACCAATTTGAATTGGCTATAAAATGATGTAATGACTGTGCAGAGTTTATACTCACAACTTTAGCTATTTCTGGTAATGATTTTCTTTTTATTGGCGAGATTATTCCTAAGTGCAAATATTTGAAGCACTCATAATTTCTTACCTCTTTAAATAAATCTTGATACTCTGCACAATATTCATCTACGATCGCAACTGTTGGGTGGGCGTCTCTTGCCAAATGTTTCAGGATTTGTAATTCTACATCCATTGCCCTGCTTACCTTCCAGAGTTTTTTCTTTTAATCCTTTTATTAAGAATACTCGGAAAGTGACAGAAGAGGGATATTCTCATTACAGGATAGTTAGGATGTTCAGGATTCGGGATAAGTCGTTGATTTCTACAGTCCACCAGTAAATCCAGCGTTTCTAAAACCGTCTGTCCAAGCAGGACGATATTCCCTGTAACTAATGTGGCTTCGGTAGTTTCCCGTCCTGCCAATTCAATAATTACGGGTTCAGTTACGCCGATAGATTCTTCACTACCGTTAGCGTATTGAGCAATCTGCTGTCCTCGAATTCTTAGACCAAGTTGCTGGACAATAGATACAGTACGTACTGCCCCTGTGTCCACTAATGCTTCTGTTTCATACACTCGCAGCATATTTGGATTGAGCATTCCTCGACTGACAAGTGCTTCATCAATGGCATTAGTGAGCTTGATTTTGACGCGAACTGCACCCATAGGTTGATTAGCGGCAGAATTGGCACGATTGAGATTTACCATAATCTGTATAATTTTGGGAAATTCTTTAACTTAAGGCTTCACTCAACAACTCGCAGTGCATTAAAGCGCCATCCACCAAAGATTGGATTTTCTCTGATGATAAAGGATCGCCATTGGCATAATGCTCCATCCAAGTCAGACCAATCAAATTGGGGTCATCGGGTAAACTTGCTAAATCCCATCCAGGCATTTCTAAATCTTCCATCAGACGATTTACTTTGGGGTCATAACTAAGAGCAAAACAACGACAACCTTCAGCAGCAGCCATAATTAAACTGTGCAAACGCATCCCAATCGCCATTTCAACGCCGCGAAACACACCTTTTAAAAGTTGCGGATCTTCCAGACACAAAATCTGGCTGACATCTTTAAGGTGTGGTTGAATAGCTTCAGCAATACTTAAATCTTCACTTTTTTGAAACGGCAGTAATAAAATAAATGCTTGCGTGGCTTTTTGAAAATCCACCAAAGCGCGAGTTAAGTTTGCCAGACGTGTTTCTGTAAGTTGGGGATGCGATCGCAACGTTACCGCAACTCTCGGCGCAGGTAAATCCCAAAGTCCTGGTACTGGTTGAGATTCCAACGCCCAAACTGGGTCAGGCGCTATCATACAAGGAATTTGCCAATCAGATAATAAAGCCGCACTGGCGCGATCGCGGACACTAACTTTGGTACAATTACTAAAGGTTTGCCGTGCCAACCAACGAGTTTGCGGACGCACTAAAGGGCCAATACCCTGCGCCCAAGCAACAGTTTTCAAACCCATTTTCTGCGCCAGTGCCATTAGTCCCCCGTAATAAAATGGGCTGATGGTACTGGTAACATCTTGAATGAGACTGCCGCCGCCCCAAATTAAGGCATCACTTGAGCGTAAAGCTTGTAGTACATCTAAAGTAGCCATGCGATCATAGGTTTCTACATTGTAGCGATCGCGGGTTTCCTCTGGATTGCCAGAAAGCACCACAGGCGTTACGTGAGATGGCAACATTTGCAAAAGCGTTGCCAATAAAGCTTCGTCACCACCATTACCTTTACCGTAATACCCAGACAATAATGCCCGCATTTTGACCATTTTGGATTTTGGATTTTAGATTAATTAATAGCTATTGTTAAATGAATCTCTGTCCACCATATAGATGGTAAACTCATTCCCAAGTTCTATAACAGTGGTCAAACAACTTAGGACATTCATTGGCAAATCGTCAGAGAGCTACTGTAACAGTTATCCATAGCAGACTTGTCCTAAGCAGGATAGCAGGCGCTATAATTACTTACATTTTTTCCATTCCAAAGTGTTCACTTCCGGTTTCATTGACACAAGTCTTGCTAGCTTGCGGTTTCTGGTCTGTGCTTGGATACTGGGATAAAAGTTACGTCGCTTCTCTTTAAAACTAGCTAATACAATAGACATCTAGTGAAAAATCCTTGTAGAAACTCGAAATTTCGCGTCTCTACAAGGATTTAAATTTTCAAAAGATGGGTTTTGTTACACAAAAAGTAGGAGTAGAGTTCTAATGTGGAACTTGAAAACTGGTATTTTGCTACTCACGCTGAGTTGCATAATTGCAACTGGTATAACCGTATATCTTCTTGGTGGCATTGAACCAGTACAAATTCAAGCTTTGCTCAAATCTTCTGGTATCTGGGCACCGATTATTTATATTTCTTTGTACGTTGTGGCAACCATGTTAGTTTTGCCCTCAACGGTACTAAATTTGACTGGAGGTGCCATTTTTGGCCCTTGGCTAGGTACTGTCTGGACTAGTGTTGGAGCAGTCATTGCGGCAATAATTGCCTTCGTTTTTACTCGAACTATTGGACGCAAAGCAGTTGCAAAAAGACTAGCAGGACGCTGGCAAACTATGGATGCTGAGGTGCGTCGTGGAGGGCTTTTTTATATGTTTGCCATCCGATTAGTACCAATCATGCCCTATGGCTTGGTTAACTTTGTCGCGGGACTGACTTCGATTAGCTTTAAAGATTATGTTCTCGGTACAACACTTGGTACTGTTCCTAGTGTCTTACCTTTTGTACTACTAGGTAGTTCTGGTCTGAAGGCAGTGAATACAGGCGATTTTTTGCCGCTAATACTTGCATTAGGTTTAACTGGAACACTCATAGCAGGGTCTACTTGGTATCGCCATCGTCGAACTTTTCCCAAAAAAGCTGTAGAAAGGCTGAAAAAATCAGACTCTTCAGATGANCTCAACCTAAAGAATAAATAAACTATAACAATCTGACTTAAGTCTTATTAGGTATGGTGAGAAGCAAATCTTTATAATTACAAGCAGTCTATCATCTGTTAAAAAATTAAACAATATTTTTAGATGTTACCAAAGTATTCATTCATTGTTCCAATTTATAACGAAGAAGAAACTATTCCAGAACTATACCGCAGACTGAGTGCAGTCATGAATCGGATGGATGGGCTTGTCGAATTAATTGTAATCAATGATGGTAGCCGCGATCGCTCCCTACAATTACTACGAGACCTCCATCAAAAAGACCCGCGCATTTGCTATCTGAGCTTTGCTCGTAACTTTGGTCATCAAATTGCAGTAACTGCTGGTCTTAATTTTGTTCGGGGTCAAGTTATTGTCATCCTTGATGCAGACTTACAAGACCCACCAGAACTAATCCCCGACATGGTTGAAAAATGGCGACAGGGCTATCAAGTCGTCTACGCTCAACGCACTCAACGCCAAAAAGAAGGATGGTTTAAGCGTTTTACTGCCTATTTCTTTTATCGTATCCTTAAGAAGCTTGCAGATGTAGAGATTCCTACTGATACTGGTGATTTTTGTCTAATGGATCGGCAGATTGTAGATATTCTCAATTCTATGCCAGAACGTACCCGCTATATTCGTGGTTTACGTTCTTGGGTTGGCTTTCAGCAAACAGCAATTCGGTTCGAGCGCAACCCCCGCTTTGCTGGGGAAGTTAAATACACTTTTAGCAAATCCTTAGCCCTTGCTATCAATGGTCTAGTGTCCTTTTCAATAGTGCCACTGCGGTTATCAACCTACTTAGGCTTAGTAGCAGCGGCGGCGGCCATTTTCATGGCTTTATTAGTCTTGTATTGGCGTCTTTTTGTCCCCCATTCGCCTTTAACTGGGTTTACGATTATTTTGATGGCAATTTTCTTCCTCGGCTCTGTGCAGTTAGTAAGTCTTGGCATCTTAGGTGAATATATAGGACGCATCTACGAAGAAGTTAAAGCCAGACCCCTCTATACTTTGGCAGAGGTAGGTGGTTTTGAGCGCAAATCCTCCAACTCAACGAGCAATTCTGACAAACTAGATAATTTAGAAGACGCTTACAAATAAGAATTTTTATTTGGCGTTGCATAATAAAGGTTTGTTTAAACAAATATAAAATTCAAGCGACATATTACCTTGACAGTAGTAATGTCCTCTCCAAATCTCTAACTCCCAACTCCTAACTTTCTTATGCACACCCTTTCGATTCCAACCTGGATTATTCATATTTCTAGCGTTATTGAGTGGATTGCGGCCATTTGGTTAATCTGGACTTACGGCGAACTGACTAATAACCGTAGCTGGTGGGGATTATCCCTGGCGATGTTACCAGCTTTAGTCAGCGCTATGTGTGCCTGTACCTGGCATTATTTCGACAACGCCGAATCTTTGGAATGGATGGTAACGCTTCAAGCTACCATGACTTTAGTTGGTAATTTTACGCTTTGGGCGGCGGCGTTTTTGATTTGGCGTTCTACCAAATCTGTCAACACTGTTGAACCAAAACCTATCAAATCAGAGCAATGATTTCTAAAGAAACCCTGTTTGCACTTTCACTGTTTCCCTATTTGGGTTTCTTGTGGTTTATCAGCCGCAGTCCGCAAATGCCACGTTTAGCGTTGTATGGATTTTACGGCACGCTTGTCTTTGTTGCTATCACCATCCCAGCCGGAATTTACGCCCAATTACATTATGGCGAGTCTTTGGCCAATGTAGATTGGTTGCACGGTGGTGCAGAACTTTTTTTGACGCTTTCTAACATCTTGCTTGTGCTAGGTTTTGGGCAAGCTGTAAGGCAATTACAAATGAAAAATGAAAAATCGTAAATTCAGCTATAGATAGCGTTTTGATTGCAATGAGGAAGAGTTAAATGGACGTAATTCCAGCGATTGATTTACTAGAAGGTCACTGTGTGCGACTGTATCAGGGAGACTACGATCGCTCGCAAGTTTTTAGCGAAAATCCTGCTGATGTTGCCAAACAGTGGGTAGATCAAGGTGCTACCAGATTGCATATAGTTGATTTAGATGGTGCCAAAGCAGGTAAAGTAGTAAACCTGGGGGCAATTGAAGCGATCGCTCAAGCAGTGTCAGTACCCATTGAAATTGGCGGAGGATTGCGCGATCGCACTAGTGTACAACAGGTATTTAATCTAGGCATACAGTGGGCAATTCTTGGAACCATTGCCGTAGAACAACCCCAGTTAGTGCAAGAACTCTGCCAAGAATTTCCCGAACAGATTATTATCGGTATTGATGCCCGTAATGGTCGAGTCGCAACTCGCGGTTGGTTAGAAACCTCGGAAGTTTTAGCAACTCAACTAGCTGTACAAATGCAAGAATTAGGTGCAGCCGCCATAATTTACACAGATATCCACCGGGATGGTACACTGACAGGGCCAAATTTAGAAGCTTTGCGAGAACTTGCAGCCGCAATTTCCATCCCGATAATTGCTTCTGGCGGGGTAAGTTCTGTCACCGACTTGTTGAGTTTGTTGGCGTTAGAACCTCAAGGCGTGACTGGCGTAATTGTCGGACGTGCCTTGTATACTGAGGATATTTTACTCAAAGAAGCATTACGAGCGATCGGGCCTGGGCGAATTCAGGATATTCCACCCAATCTCGGTTTTTCTACCTTTGCTTGACATTTTCTTGGCAAGTTCGACAAATAGACCATCTTGTAGAGACGCGATTCATCGCGTCTTTAGCCAAGAATGTATTGCAATCATTAATTGAATTGATATTAATTTAATTATTTTGACAACTATCTTTAGATATAGGACTTACGCAAGAACTCTCTGAAACTCTTATTTCTCCGTGTCCTCTGCGCCCTCTGTGGTTCGTTTTTTCATGATTTTGCGTAAGTCCTGAGATAGATAAGGTAAACACTACTTATTTGTCATTACAAATCCCTTGTTAATTGTGACAAATCTAAAGTACATATTTAATTAATTTTGTCAAGATGTAATCCCTTGTATGATTTAAAAAATCATTAAGGCCTTCTCTGGACTGAATTTATATTCATGCTTTCAGTAGATGCAGTTATGACTTTGCAAATGCAACAATGAATATGTTCTCAAACAATAAATAGTTGCTAGTAGTTCAAATAAAAAATTCAGGTTTTATCAGACTCTAGTAACTTTGGTTTTTAGAAAGTTGTTTGATGTTTTGAGAAGGTAACACAATGAATAAAATCCTAAAACGCGCACTTTTACCCAGCCTCATGGCTGCAAGTTTAACTGGTGTAACCTTAGTTCCCGCCAAACCCGCTGCTGCTGATGACCAAGTACTAAGAGATGCAGGTATCGGGGCTGTTACCAACGTTGTAACCGGAGCTGTTAGGGGAAATGGCAGTGTATTAGGGAATGCTGTTAAGGGTGGTGTCACTGGTGCAGCCGTCAATGGTGCAAATGGTCTGAGAAATACTCGTAATCGCCGTCACCGAAACGCTGCTCAAGATATCGGAGTTGGTGCAGGAGCTAGCGCAGTAACGGGAGTAGTTACTGGCGATAAAAGAGATACTCTTGGCAATGCTGTTGATGGTGCCGCTGTAGGTGCAGCAATTCATCTATTAACCAATGGTAAATAATTCGTAAATTCATCAGTTGAAATATTTGCCAACGATTAACGAACTTATCCTTCCCTAATTCCTCTGCTTCGTAAAAAGAGCAAACCTAACCTCGCTTCCCTAATAGGGGAGCGAGGTTGTAGGTTAGATTTATTTGAGATATATACCACCGTCAGGATTGGATGACGTTAGGTTTAATAGTAATCCTTAGCCCTTCAACGCCTTTCTAAAGTTTCGACGATAAGACTGATTTGTAATAAACAAAGCTGGCCATAGCAAAGATAAACCAATGCGATTGGTCAAACTTGGATTAAAATTAGTCCGTTCAAACCCATTCCAAAACTTCCAAGCGCCGCCTCCGTAAACTCCTATCAAGCCAATAAAAATTAAGGTGCTCATTCCCATCAACTCCGTTAGTAACTGACAGAATTTAAGTTAAGTTTTACCACACGAGGTAATCACCTCATAAGCAACACCGAGAAGGTATGACAAAACTCCCCAGTTTTTGATATCTAAACCAGTTAAACACACATTCTCTTATTCCAGTGTAGATTAGGCTCACGCATCCCAGCTAGTTATCAGCGGTGGCAAGCTAGTCAAAAGATGCAAAAGCGTTATTTTTGAGGTGTTTTGGTGACACATTTTGCTTGTATAACAATTAAGCCCTTAGTTTTTAAGACAGAACAGCGCTGTAAAATGGCTAAGAAAGCAGGATTAGTTCCTTGCTATAACTTTAATGAAATATCTTTTGTTAGCGATAGCCACTGGATACAACAAGTATTTATGGCGACACATTCAAATGTAAATGCTGATCCTCTATTACAAAAAAGTCCATACTATATTAAACTACAAAGTTCTCTGGCGCATTATCCTTATACTTCATCTACCCAATAAAGATAATATCTTTCACTATCCACCCAGCCTCTCTGAAAATCTTTAATCGGAACAATTTTCAAATCATTGCGGTTGACATTCAATTTTTTATTTAAAATCAGCAAAACTTTCTTTAGCTCATCTTGATTTTGAAGTAGAGAATTAATCTGGCTTAATATCTCAGCTTGTTCAACTTCTTGACGACCTTTTTTAAATAAAGTAAAGCTTCCTATTTTTTCCACCTCTGGATAGTAAAACTTTCGATTAAGATAACCCGATAAAGGAGCCATATTCGCATCTCGACTGGCAACAATAAACTCATTATCTAATCCAGATTTGTGAATATATTGGGCTGTTTCACGACTAGCAGAAAATGGTACAACTAAATCTCTTGAAAAACTATAAATTCCTCCTCCAAACTGGACATAAAGAATGAGCATTAAAGCGATATAATGCCATTTGTGAATAAATGTAATTGAACGTGGAAGAATAGAAATTTTATTAAGTAAAAATATAGACTTGTGATAATAACTTCCCAGCCATAAAGCTGCTATCAGAACTAAATAAAAATGTCCAAAATGCCGTGGCATACCTAAAAATCTCAAGTATGTAAAGGCAAATAATATACCATTGCCTATCATGTAGAAAAAGAAAACAACTGGCTTTTCAGATAATTTTATTAAAGTTAAAACTACAATAAATAAAGCAATTGTCGCACAAACAATTAAATCCAGCCATCTTTTATGTGCAGGAATAATTAATAAATAACTACCAAATACTCTGCCGATACTTCTCAACAGATGACGTACATCTAATTCTATTAGCCAACCATTATTTAAGCCACCGTGAAGATAACTATCTGTCGGAGGAGTAATAATATAAATGGATAAAATAAAAGATAATGTGATAATTAAAATACTTAAAAACAAGTCGTACTTTTTGGTTTGACTAAAATACTGCTGTCGATGTTCACGATCAAAACAAAATTCAGCCAGTAAAGTCAATAATAAAGCAAATGATACTAGTAAACCATAAGCACTACTATTTGCTAGTAAACCCAATAAAATTGCCAAATAAGCATAAGTTATTTTTCTAGATGCAAAAACTGTACAGAATGCAAAAACAAATAACATACTAAAGGCATAGTTTCGAGAAATTAAAAGATATTCGTAAAAGGGAAAGAACCCAAAGGAAAATAGAAATTTTTGTTGATAGTTAAAAGGGCTATATAGGCAAAAAAGTGTAACTGAAACAACAGTAATTGCCAAATGGAAAATTTGCATAATAATAGGATAATCGACTATTTTTATCAGAATGGCCAGAGAAAAATACCATAGAACAGGATGACCCTCATAATGAATATTTGCAATTAAATCTCCGAACGAGCCACTATCTCTGACAATCAGCCAGGGATTTAGTTCATCTCGCCACATGGAATGGTTAAGAATACCTATTAAACCAAGAAAAGAAAAAAGAAGAATAATAAACCAAGGAGAATTCAAAGGTAATTTTGAATTAAGCTTGCTAATTTTATTGCTTAACATTGTTAGTTCAGAATCCAATTTTTTTGTACGATCAAGATTGCTGTAAATGTGATTATCATCAGATATTATTCTGATTCTTTAACTATTCAGACAGATGGATTCTGACTTCGGAATTATTACTCATTTTTACTTATAACTTTTTGGTATACCCACTGCTGATAAACCTGCGATCGCTCGTAAGTTTTGGCAACGAATCAACTCAGTAAAATTGAAACTGGAACGCCCTTCAATTTTGGCTACCGCTTCAATTGCTGATAATAGATGCTGTGCTGCTTCAACTTCTGAATAACCACGCCGCTGTGCTATTTTAATTGCGGCTGCATCGGCATTTAACTCTGACTCTTGAGATTTATTAGTGCGCCAGATCCGAAAAGCAGCGATCGCACTTAATCCCCCAGCGACAGCTACACCCACTACATCTGATTGTGCTGCTTCTAAGAATCCGCCTAACAGCCCAGCCAACACCACACCTTGATAAATGTCGGGTTTAAACCACTTTACCCCCGTCAACCAGCTAACCATCTGCAACAGCAGCAAGTCTCGTTGCGGCTTTGTCAGGCGACGCCACAAATCAAAATTAATGTATATCGGTCGCGCTTGGTTCCAGGGTTGGGGAAAGGAAGCGTCAATTACTTTTGCTTGCTCTGGCTTACTGACGATTTTTGTCGTCATCCGACCAGAAGCAGGCATCACATCTAACAAACGGCGAATTTCAACATTTGGCTCCATAAATTTAATTATTAGCCATAATGTGCATAGTAACTAGGTGTGTAAAAAATAAAGTTTTCATGTTAACCTTTGATTTATGAAATACTCTCGCAGTCTTGAATAGATTCAGATCGAGCTATAAGAATATTTATTCAGCAGTTTGATAGTATGGCGGGATTTTATAGTATTCCTTTGCCGCCAAATTCAAAACCTCAAAGTTTTGGCTTGCCATTAAGACTATATTTGTAACTACATGGACGCTTTTGCTCCCCTCCCACCTGAATGGACGAATAAGGCAATACATGCTTATGATTTTTGCTGTCCTAACTGCCACTCAAGTAGCCTAGAAGCTGAGAAAGTTTGGCTCAATCGGCGATCGCCTGTTCTTACGGAAGACCGTCGTCGTAAATGGCAAGAGTTTTACTACTGTCACTGTGGTTCTGTGTGGTGGGCTTGGAGTAGCGATCGCCCCCCAAAAGATATATCCAATCAGCCAGATTACAATCCTACATAGCCAATTTTCTTCCTAAACAAAACCCCACCTAAAAGTGGGGTTTTGTTTATCTAATTCTCAGCTTTATATTTCATCTCCAATTTTAGAAGGAGAAAGTAGTACGTAGAGTACCTACGTATTCAGTATCATTAGCGTCGTTGTGTTCTGGGTTGAAGATTACCAACAAACCAGGTGTAACCTGAATATTATCGGAAATCTTGTACTTGTAAAGACCCTCTAAGTGATAAGAAGTACTGTCGTCGAAGGTAGTATTGCTAAGCAACTGTTTTGATGCTACCACCAGTAACTTTGGGTGGTTGACCAAAGATCACACCTAAAACGTTGCCTTCGCCACCAAAGTCTTTCAAAGCAAGCGCTCCAGCCCAGTACCAAATATCTGCGTCTGCACCTGCATTAATACCAGTCCTAGCATCAGCAGTTGTGTAACCTCCCCAACCACTAATAGCCAACTGAGGACTAAATTGGAAGGTAGCTTGTACACCGTAGTTGTTGGATTCAGTACGAGTGTTAGCCCCAAAAGGAGTATTGGCAAAAATACTACCTGTACCTTGGAAAAGGTTATTGGCAGCACCATCAGTTTGATAAGTGCGAGCGTAAGTTAGACCAATATTAAAGGCTTTGGTGGGTTGGAAAGATATCTGACCAAAGATAGCGTTATCACCATCAAACAACCCATTATTAAGGGTAGGGTCGTTAGCAGTCCTAGCTAGATAAGCACCGCTGAGACTTATGGCGCCTTTAGGATTGAAGGTAACAGTTACACCAGAGCCACCTTGACCTTGGCGATATATGGGGCTGAAACGTCCATAGCGTGAGAGCGCACCTTTACCAGAACTGGCGAAGTCAGGGTTGAAGTTATTG
This portion of the Nostoc sp. GT001 genome encodes:
- a CDS encoding clan AA aspartic protease, which gives rise to MVNLNRANSAANQPMGAVRVKIKLTNAIDEALVSRGMLNPNMLRVYETEALVDTGAVRTVSIVQQLGLRIRGQQIAQYANGSEESIGVTEPVIIELAGRETTEATLVTGNIVLLGQTVLETLDLLVDCRNQRLIPNPEHPNYPVMRISLFCHFPSILNKRIKRKNSGR
- the csaB gene encoding polysaccharide pyruvyl transferase CsaB, coding for MRALLSGYYGKGNGGDEALLATLLQMLPSHVTPVVLSGNPEETRDRYNVETYDRMATLDVLQALRSSDALIWGGGSLIQDVTSTISPFYYGGLMALAQKMGLKTVAWAQGIGPLVRPQTRWLARQTFSNCTKVSVRDRASAALLSDWQIPCMIAPDPVWALESQPVPGLWDLPAPRVAVTLRSHPQLTETRLANLTRALVDFQKATQAFILLLPFQKSEDLSIAEAIQPHLKDVSQILCLEDPQLLKGVFRGVEMAIGMRLHSLIMAAAEGCRCFALSYDPKVNRLMEDLEMPGWDLASLPDDPNLIGLTWMEHYANGDPLSSEKIQSLVDGALMHCELLSEALS
- a CDS encoding DUF3593 domain-containing protein, with amino-acid sequence MISKETLFALSLFPYLGFLWFISRSPQMPRLALYGFYGTLVFVAITIPAGIYAQLHYGESLANVDWLHGGAELFLTLSNILLVLGFGQAVRQLQMKNEKS
- the hisA gene encoding 1-(5-phosphoribosyl)-5-[(5-phosphoribosylamino)methylideneamino]imidazole-4-carboxamide isomerase, whose protein sequence is MDVIPAIDLLEGHCVRLYQGDYDRSQVFSENPADVAKQWVDQGATRLHIVDLDGAKAGKVVNLGAIEAIAQAVSVPIEIGGGLRDRTSVQQVFNLGIQWAILGTIAVEQPQLVQELCQEFPEQIIIGIDARNGRVATRGWLETSEVLATQLAVQMQELGAAAIIYTDIHRDGTLTGPNLEALRELAAAISIPIIASGGVSSVTDLLSLLALEPQGVTGVIVGRALYTEDILLKEALRAIGPGRIQDIPPNLGFSTFA
- a CDS encoding DUF3318 domain-containing protein produces the protein MEPNVEIRRLLDVMPASGRMTTKIVSKPEQAKVIDASFPQPWNQARPIYINFDLWRRLTKPQRDLLLLQMVSWLTGVKWFKPDIYQGVVLAGLLGGFLEAAQSDVVGVAVAGGLSAIAAFRIWRTNKSQESELNADAAAIKIAQRRGYSEVEAAQHLLSAIEAVAKIEGRSSFNFTELIRCQNLRAIAGLSAVGIPKSYK
- a CDS encoding TVP38/TMEM64 family protein, whose product is MWNLKTGILLLTLSCIIATGITVYLLGGIEPVQIQALLKSSGIWAPIIYISLYVVATMLVLPSTVLNLTGGAIFGPWLGTVWTSVGAVIAAIIAFVFTRTIGRKAVAKRLAGRWQTMDAEVRRGGLFYMFAIRLVPIMPYGLVNFVAGLTSISFKDYVLGTTLGTVPSVLPFVLLGSSGLKAVNTGDFLPLILALGLTGTLIAGSTWYRHRRTFPKKAVERLKKSDSSDXLNLKNK
- a CDS encoding glycosyltransferase family 2 protein, whose amino-acid sequence is MLPKYSFIVPIYNEEETIPELYRRLSAVMNRMDGLVELIVINDGSRDRSLQLLRDLHQKDPRICYLSFARNFGHQIAVTAGLNFVRGQVIVILDADLQDPPELIPDMVEKWRQGYQVVYAQRTQRQKEGWFKRFTAYFFYRILKKLADVEIPTDTGDFCLMDRQIVDILNSMPERTRYIRGLRSWVGFQQTAIRFERNPRFAGEVKYTFSKSLALAINGLVSFSIVPLRLSTYLGLVAAAAAIFMALLVLYWRLFVPHSPLTGFTIILMAIFFLGSVQLVSLGILGEYIGRIYEEVKARPLYTLAEVGGFERKSSNSTSNSDKLDNLEDAYK
- a CDS encoding DUF2499 domain-containing protein — encoded protein: MHTLSIPTWIIHISSVIEWIAAIWLIWTYGELTNNRSWWGLSLAMLPALVSAMCACTWHYFDNAESLEWMVTLQATMTLVGNFTLWAAAFLIWRSTKSVNTVEPKPIKSEQ
- a CDS encoding IS701 family transposase is translated as MDVELQILKHLARDAHPTVAIVDEYCAEYQDLFKEVRNYECFKYLHLGIISPIKRKSLPEIAKVVSINSAQSLHHFIANSNWSINELKIRRLNQIKRALNGNAITVVIDETGDRKKGKKTDYVARQYLGSVGKIDNGIVTVNAYGVYSNITFPLSVKVFKPKGTLKESDRYQTKIELASEIITELIEDGFNIELVLADSLYGESSQFIKKLAEYKLNYVVAIRSNHGVWLPANQRVRANKWCKFERTFSNQKSEIRYIREIVYGKKRAITYWEITTDPETMPENSTTFVMTNLQGKLKKTLGDLYGLRTWVEYGFRQCKQELGWTDYRFTNFQHIERWWEIIFCVYTMISLNSSAFLELNKSRQMGTEIQQNTSVDFSNHKLWNHEVGWKNTLNNLRLILQPLLLFWLIYPWLDIFPNSDLFLGFNHLISAMNQFKPSYASG
- the pgeF gene encoding peptidoglycan editing factor PgeF, translated to MHTWHWRNWEGLPYLTCSILESWHHGFFTQQFEPRSPQVITEVLQPEASVYRLKQVHGNTVLTPQEVESFLSSAQEDFASADGLMSEQPRQAVWVASADCTPVLIGDVRTGRVAALHAGWRGTAKKIVPLAIARLQSQGSKLDDLRIAMGSAIAGEVYQVSTEVAAEIGASIISHNDEEKIVTALHELPNSPLLEDPNPGKVRLDVRRVNTLQLENMGISAEQIAIAPYCTFQTPEHFFSYRREKEKKVQWSGIVSGKTSH